One window from the genome of Paramisgurnus dabryanus chromosome 24, PD_genome_1.1, whole genome shotgun sequence encodes:
- the LOC135723954 gene encoding uncharacterized protein gives MKNMNHSLFVLLCLLSCLNDVSCDGVNKTGNTLDVPAPKITRDYPPCAGGSSSKCLVVCSVSSVPQAQLSWFKENVSLSNLTISNFNTKLFLEVEINDKSNISCVLSSSGTNQTSYLNITHLCGPCSAKGSKISVTEGDSVTLNANLTKQVDIDWMYKENTLISKHTSQNATTYYGCEDGRFINKLQLDIKTGSLTITNISKIHSGLYKLSIDGQHQGCRSYDITVDPLPAPVITNDSKQCPSSSKCSVKCSVNVRDVSLSWYKGNSSLSSISVSDLKHNFICLEVGYQDKNAYSCVVNNSVTRTTPLNIPELCKGESRSSIGIIFGVLIVVILLVLVVMWCRRRQRYHGQL, from the exons ATGAAGAATATGAATCACTCACTGTTTGTTTTGCTCTGTCTGCTATCGTGCTTGAATG ATGTTTCTTGTGATGGAGTGAATAAGACGGGCAACACTCTTGAT GTCCCAGCCCCTAAAATTACAAGAGATTATCCACCATGCGCAGGAGGTTCAAGCTCTAAATGCCTCGTGGTGTGCTCGGTGTCGAGTGTGCCACAGGCTCAGCTCTCGTGGTTTAAAGAAAACGTTTCATTGTCCAACCTCACAATTTCGAATTTCAACACCAAACTTTTTCTAGAAGTGGAAATAAACGATAAAAGCAACATTAGTTGTGTTTTGTCCAGTTCTGGAACCAATCAAACTTCATATCTCAACATTACTCATCTCTGTGGGCCATGTTCAG CTAAAGGATCAAAGATATCCGTTACTGAGGGAGATTCTGTCACTTTAAACGCAAACCTTACTAAACAAGTGGACATAGATTGGATGTATAAAGAAAACACTCTCATTTCTAAACACACGAGTCAAAACGCAACTACATACTATGGCTGTGAGGATGGCAGATTCATTAACAAACTTCAGCTGGATATTAAAACTGGATCTCTCACCATCACTAACATCAGTAAAATCCACTCTGGACTCTATAAACTGAGCATCGATGGACAACATCAAGGATGTCGGAGTTATGATATTACTGTCG ATCCTCTTCCCGCTCCTGTCATCACAAATGACTCGAAACAATGTCCTTCATCATCAAAATGTAGTGTAAAGTGTTCAGTGAATGTGAGAGATGTGAGTCTGTCCTGGTACAAAGGAAACAGTTCATTGTCCAGCATCAGTGTGTCTGATCTCAAACACAACTTTATTTGTCTGGAGGTGGGATATCAGGATAAAAACGCATACAGCTGTGTGGTGAATAATTCAGTTACCAGGACTACACCACTCAACATCCCTGAACTATGTAAAG GTGAAAGCCGTTCAAGTATTGGTATTATATTTGGGGTATTGATAGTTGTTATACTATTGGTTTTGGTTGTGATGTGGTGCCGGAGAAGACAAAGATATCACGG ACAACTATAA